ATCGGGTGTCGTTTGCCTTGCCTATGCACAAAGCAACCTGCTTCTTTCAGTTTTTTGTGCAATTCTGAATACTTCATATTTCAATGATTTAAATTAACAGCACAAAGATAATGATATTAATTTTAATATCAAAACATTTTTAAATAAAAATATATACATAGCAAAAAAGCCACTCATTTGAGTGGCTTTTTCTTGGGTGTTAATTTAAAGTAGATATAGAAAGTTAAGCAAAATAAAATTGCTTTAAATCATCAGCTAATTGGTGCAATCCTCTCTGAATTTGTAGCGATTTTTGTTCAGAAAGTTCTATGTTTTGGCTAGAAAGTCTGCGTAAATGGCTCGGATTAAGCCCAAGATACTTGGCTAGTTCGCTTTTATTGAAAAGGGAATAGTATTCAAAAAAAGTTTTTAAGTCTAGATAAAACATAAACTTGGCATTTTGCAATTCTTTCGCCTGCTGTACCTTCCCTTGTTCTAAAAAATCATCTACTAACAATGATCTCACTTCTTCAAAATTATCTTTCACTTCCTGTATGCTTTCTCCGGCACTTACAGCTCCTGGCAAATCCTCAGAATAGGCAGAATAACCAGTATTTGTTTTTTCTAAAGTAATTTTAATGTTCATCATTCTTTTTTTTAGGTTAATTTAAAGTGCGGGATTATTTCAATCCCGCTTCTCTTAAGATAGAAAGCTCCGTGCCTTTCTTCAGCTCTTGCGCTGGGTGCCTAGGCACTATCACGGTTCCTTTCTTGGTTTCGTGCTTATATAAAGAGTGCTTTTTGCCCTCTCTATGCAGAAACCAACCATCCTTTTTTAGGATTCGTAAGATTTCAGATACTTTCATATCAAAGAACTTTAAATTAACACCACAAAGATATGAAACATTTTTGTTTCTTACAAATATTTTTGAAACATTTTTGTTTCTTTTTTAGTCCAATAAAAAAAGCCCCAAACGGGGCTTTCCAATAAATAAAAATTATGAGTCAGAAAAGAACTATTTCTGGAGAAAATCTTTCAAGTTTGGAGAATTGAATTTATCTAAATTAACCCTGCCAAAGAGAAATATATATGATTTGCTTTACAATTCATCTTTTTCTTCAGATTCTAAAAATTTTTTTCCTTCCGTCGTTACCAAAGACTCGTCTTCTGGAAAGAACAGATTTAATATAGAATTCAGAGATTCTTTAAAATCATTTATAATTTTTCTCATAATACCATGATTTTTGGAGAAAATTTTTCAAGTTTGGAGAATTGAATATTTATCCACAAACACTATCTATATCGCTCCAGTCGTCTGGATTCAATGCCAAATGTTCTGGGTTCTTAAAAAAAACTTCTACCTGCACGCCAAATCCCAAATCCTCGGTGTCTAT
This Ornithobacterium rhinotracheale DNA region includes the following protein-coding sequences:
- a CDS encoding type II toxin-antitoxin system HicB family antitoxin, with the protein product MMNIKITLEKTNTGYSAYSEDLPGAVSAGESIQEVKDNFEEVRSLLVDDFLEQGKVQQAKELQNAKFMFYLDLKTFFEYYSLFNKSELAKYLGLNPSHLRRLSSQNIELSEQKSLQIQRGLHQLADDLKQFYFA
- a CDS encoding type II toxin-antitoxin system HicA family toxin; translation: MKVSEILRILKKDGWFLHREGKKHSLYKHETKKGTVIVPRHPAQELKKGTELSILREAGLK